In one Corallococcus sp. EGB genomic region, the following are encoded:
- a CDS encoding lipase secretion chaperone, which produces MKSRAVILVVALCALLGAGVFSWWKVRAEDAPGPAVPPSAVPTAQGARALGASPAVPGAAATPSPAVQPGAPLPPLPGSLQDTEEDGAVGVDASGHLVPNADLRRLFNYYLSATGEEPASLIRERILAALRAKKLPAAAMDEAAQVLDDYLSYLEAARGLASKGSAGTMDTAERLEALRKLRREHLGPGVADGLFGQEEAVDAVAVERLKLMKDASLTKEEREQRMAALEERLPPDVRASREEAVRPLRQQAVEQELLAAGATAADLHQHRLSTVGPEATARLEALDAERAQWKQRLADFRAKREALGRSEPDPVARQAAVQRLLFDSFSPEERLRVEAADTIDAASGSGGG; this is translated from the coding sequence ATGAAGAGCCGCGCCGTCATTCTCGTGGTCGCGCTGTGCGCCCTCCTGGGTGCCGGCGTCTTCTCGTGGTGGAAGGTCCGGGCGGAGGACGCGCCCGGACCCGCTGTCCCGCCGTCCGCCGTTCCCACCGCGCAGGGGGCTCGGGCGTTGGGCGCATCTCCCGCCGTTCCCGGGGCCGCCGCGACGCCGAGCCCGGCCGTGCAGCCCGGCGCTCCGCTGCCGCCGCTGCCAGGGTCGCTCCAGGACACGGAGGAGGACGGCGCGGTGGGGGTGGATGCGTCCGGGCACCTGGTGCCGAACGCGGACCTGCGCCGGTTGTTCAACTACTACCTGTCCGCCACCGGCGAGGAGCCCGCATCGCTCATCCGCGAGCGCATCCTCGCGGCGCTCAGGGCGAAGAAGCTGCCCGCCGCCGCCATGGACGAAGCGGCGCAGGTGCTGGACGACTACCTGTCCTATCTGGAAGCCGCCCGGGGCCTGGCGTCGAAGGGCTCCGCCGGCACGATGGACACCGCCGAGCGCCTGGAGGCCCTGCGCAAGCTGCGCCGCGAGCACCTGGGGCCGGGCGTGGCCGACGGACTCTTCGGCCAGGAGGAGGCGGTGGACGCCGTCGCCGTGGAGCGGCTGAAGCTGATGAAGGACGCCTCGCTGACGAAGGAGGAGCGCGAGCAGCGCATGGCGGCGCTGGAGGAGCGGTTGCCCCCGGACGTGCGCGCCAGCCGCGAGGAGGCCGTGCGCCCGCTGCGGCAGCAGGCCGTGGAGCAGGAGTTGCTGGCGGCGGGGGCGACGGCGGCGGACCTGCACCAGCACCGGCTGTCCACCGTGGGGCCGGAGGCCACCGCGCGGTTGGAGGCGCTGGATGCGGAGCGCGCGCAGTGGAAGCAGCGGCTGGCGGACTTCCGCGCGAAGCGCGAGGCGCTGGGCCGCAGCGAGCCGGACCCCGTCGCGCGTCAGGCCGCGGTGCAGCGGCTGCTGTTCGACTCATTCTCCCCGGAGGAGCGACTCCGGGTGGAGGCCGCGGACACCATCGACGCGGCCTCCGGCTCCGGGGGCGGGTGA
- a CDS encoding triacylglycerol lipase, which translates to MRNAVRTLVLTVAVLALWAQPARAADTYTQTQYPIVLAHGMAGFDSLFGVLDYFYGIESTLKSGGAKVYITHVPQFNTSEARGEALLAQVQDVLARSGAKKVNLIGHSHGGLDVRYVAAVRPDLVASVTTVGSPHKGADLADYLRNNIKGGSFTESVLAYFASNLGTVLGLLSGHTQPQDALGALAALTKTGTSAFSAKFPAGVPTSSCGSGAATGTQGQRYYSWSGTDPFTNLFDASDYAMKLSSFFYSESNDGLVGRCSSHFGTVIRDNYDMNHLDEVNQVLGLTAFFTDPTSVFRTQANRLKTAGL; encoded by the coding sequence ATGCGAAACGCCGTCCGGACCCTCGTTCTGACTGTCGCGGTTCTTGCCCTCTGGGCGCAGCCCGCGCGTGCCGCGGATACGTACACGCAGACGCAGTACCCCATCGTGCTGGCGCACGGCATGGCGGGGTTTGATTCGCTGTTCGGGGTGCTCGACTACTTCTACGGCATCGAGTCGACGCTGAAGTCGGGCGGCGCGAAGGTCTACATCACGCACGTTCCGCAGTTCAACACGAGCGAGGCGCGCGGCGAGGCGCTGCTGGCGCAGGTGCAGGACGTGCTCGCGCGCTCGGGTGCGAAGAAGGTGAACCTGATTGGCCACAGCCACGGCGGCCTGGACGTGCGCTACGTGGCGGCGGTGCGGCCGGACCTGGTGGCGTCCGTGACGACGGTGGGGTCTCCGCACAAGGGTGCGGACCTGGCGGACTACCTGCGCAACAACATCAAGGGTGGCTCGTTCACGGAGAGCGTGCTGGCGTACTTCGCCAGCAACCTGGGCACGGTGCTGGGCCTGCTGTCCGGCCACACGCAGCCGCAGGACGCGCTTGGCGCGCTGGCGGCGCTGACGAAGACGGGCACCTCCGCGTTCTCCGCGAAGTTCCCCGCGGGCGTCCCCACCTCGTCCTGCGGCAGCGGCGCGGCGACGGGCACCCAGGGCCAGCGCTACTACTCCTGGTCCGGCACGGATCCCTTCACCAACCTGTTCGACGCGTCTGACTACGCCATGAAGCTGTCGTCCTTCTTCTACAGCGAGTCCAACGACGGCCTCGTGGGCCGTTGCAGCTCGCACTTCGGCACGGTCATCCGCGACAACTACGACATGAACCACCTGGACGAGGTGAACCAGGTGCTGGGCCTCACCGCGTTCTTCACCGACCCGACGTCCGTGTTCCGCACCCAGGCGAACCGCCTGAAGACCGCGGGCCTGTAA
- a CDS encoding pyridoxal-phosphate dependent enzyme, giving the protein MHGVFSLSRPRAGGPVVLWGGNQPSGSLKYLTFARYLAAMPPGSRGLVETSGASSALALDVLGRERGLPTVALTDASGEAYLRAHGFQGQVRMAGSMADLLAQARSLERDGWCWPRQLTNRALVACVESWAAGLRAQVRERFPTVRHVVCGFGTGATLVGLTRVFTAGGFSVTGLQPAPGKPLPGWRTWEGQNLGAEDLFFEHQPRMQLSTAAPAPDPFTALKEWTHQQPHPERVLIVAHSAREQDSARA; this is encoded by the coding sequence ATGCATGGAGTGTTTTCGCTGTCGCGTCCGCGGGCAGGCGGTCCGGTGGTGTTGTGGGGCGGGAATCAGCCGTCCGGCAGCCTCAAGTACCTCACCTTCGCGCGCTACCTGGCCGCGATGCCCCCGGGCTCGCGTGGGTTGGTGGAGACCTCCGGAGCGTCGAGCGCGCTGGCGCTGGACGTCCTCGGCCGCGAGCGGGGTCTGCCCACGGTGGCCCTGACGGACGCGTCGGGCGAGGCGTACCTGCGCGCCCACGGCTTCCAGGGGCAGGTGAGGATGGCGGGCTCGATGGCGGACCTCCTGGCCCAGGCGCGGTCCCTGGAGCGCGACGGCTGGTGCTGGCCCCGCCAGCTCACCAACCGGGCCCTGGTGGCGTGCGTGGAGTCCTGGGCGGCGGGCTTGCGCGCGCAGGTGCGCGAGCGCTTCCCCACGGTGAGGCACGTGGTGTGCGGCTTCGGCACGGGCGCGACGCTGGTGGGCCTGACGCGCGTCTTCACCGCCGGCGGCTTCAGCGTCACCGGCTTGCAGCCCGCGCCCGGCAAGCCGCTGCCCGGCTGGCGCACATGGGAGGGCCAGAACCTGGGCGCGGAGGATCTCTTCTTCGAACACCAGCCGCGCATGCAGCTGTCCACGGCCGCGCCCGCGCCCGACCCCTTCACCGCGCTCAAGGAGTGGACCCACCAGCAGCCGCATCCCGAGCGCGTGCTCATCGTCGCGCACAGCGCCCGGGAGCAGGACTCCGCCCGGGCCTGA
- a CDS encoding lipoate--protein ligase — protein MSQAPRVRILLSETYNPWFNLATEDWIFRELDPSTQTLFLWRNDNTVVIGRNQNPWSECNLTRMEQDQVFLARRTSGGGAVFHDLGNTCFTFLSAKEGYNKTANVTILLDALSRLGVTAQASGRNDLVIPLEDGPRKISGSAYRETKDRAFHHGTFLIHANLSRLAHYLTPHPKKLESKGSASVRSRVMNIRDLQADVSHESLVKAMIGAFCDFHGATAEPELLEHSFLEGQPSLKRTFDHYASWEWRFGNAPRFSHQMVEYLSWGFFEVHVDTENGHVTRAQVFSDALYPDLVQDLQTALTGKPHSRGGMQQAVAEVRARHPAQERELAELETWLMGQVEV, from the coding sequence ATGTCTCAAGCCCCGCGCGTCCGCATCCTCCTGTCGGAGACGTACAACCCCTGGTTCAACCTCGCGACCGAGGATTGGATCTTCCGCGAGTTGGACCCCTCCACCCAGACGCTCTTCCTCTGGCGCAACGACAACACGGTCGTCATCGGCCGCAACCAGAACCCCTGGTCCGAGTGCAACCTCACGCGCATGGAGCAGGACCAGGTCTTCCTCGCGCGGCGCACCAGCGGCGGCGGCGCGGTGTTCCACGACCTGGGCAACACCTGCTTCACGTTCCTGTCCGCGAAGGAGGGCTACAACAAGACGGCGAACGTCACCATCCTGCTGGACGCGCTGTCGCGGCTGGGCGTGACGGCGCAGGCCTCCGGGCGCAACGACCTGGTGATTCCGCTGGAGGACGGCCCCCGGAAGATCAGCGGCAGCGCGTACCGCGAGACGAAGGACCGCGCCTTCCACCACGGCACGTTCCTCATCCACGCCAACCTGTCGCGGCTGGCCCACTACCTCACTCCGCACCCGAAGAAGCTGGAGTCCAAGGGCAGCGCGTCGGTGCGCTCGCGCGTGATGAACATCCGCGACCTCCAGGCGGACGTCTCCCATGAGTCGCTGGTGAAGGCGATGATTGGCGCCTTCTGCGACTTCCACGGCGCCACCGCGGAGCCGGAGCTGCTGGAGCATTCCTTCCTGGAAGGCCAGCCGTCGCTCAAGCGCACCTTCGACCATTACGCGTCGTGGGAGTGGCGCTTCGGCAACGCGCCCCGCTTCAGCCACCAGATGGTGGAGTACCTGTCGTGGGGCTTCTTCGAGGTCCACGTCGACACGGAGAACGGACACGTCACCCGCGCGCAGGTCTTCTCGGATGCGCTCTACCCGGACCTCGTGCAGGATCTGCAGACGGCGCTCACCGGCAAGCCCCACAGCCGCGGCGGGATGCAGCAGGCCGTCGCCGAGGTCCGCGCCCGCCACCCCGCCCAGGAGCGCGAGCTGGCGGAGCTGGAGACGTGGCTGATGGGCCAGGTCGAGGTCTGA
- a CDS encoding YXWGXW repeat-containing protein, whose translation MGSRWWVGLIVGLATQGAFAQTSPVAADDWEDDEYAQQSNAADDSGPIAPTAPPDLPAESPTPRPYAGAVWTSGHWYWDGDSWQFKSGGWVERMPGYQYINGYWAQDGDVWRWVSGGWAQEGSNEVEIPIEVASEDVTATQAPPALRVESQPPAPAPDYVWAPGYWYWGANGYEWVSGTWMEPPRPGLVFVSPHWVRRGPSWVFVGGGWGWNGSVRVIVPVYRHAHIALSFGRPNLFLRSWYRYPGVSWRYYGYGYHRYRPGYYSSYSRPGPYRYGPRVHDASPGRYNGPSYGGRGYSHPGPYRSQGGGVHSYNNGGGNSGGWGGTRSPPPGGRGTSGGVHQAGGWGGGSGGPRPASSGGWGGGSSSGVHQSSGGHGGGGGRWGGGSGGGNSSHGSSSHGGGSGGWGGGHGGGHR comes from the coding sequence ATGGGTTCTCGATGGTGGGTTGGATTGATTGTCGGCCTGGCCACCCAGGGGGCGTTCGCGCAGACCTCGCCGGTCGCCGCGGATGACTGGGAGGACGACGAGTACGCACAGCAGTCCAATGCGGCGGACGACTCCGGGCCCATCGCGCCCACCGCGCCCCCTGACCTGCCCGCCGAGTCACCGACCCCCCGGCCCTACGCCGGCGCGGTCTGGACATCCGGCCACTGGTACTGGGACGGCGACAGCTGGCAGTTCAAGTCCGGCGGCTGGGTGGAGCGCATGCCCGGCTACCAGTACATCAACGGCTACTGGGCGCAGGACGGCGACGTCTGGCGCTGGGTGTCCGGCGGCTGGGCCCAGGAGGGCTCCAACGAGGTGGAGATCCCCATCGAGGTCGCCAGCGAGGACGTGACGGCCACCCAGGCGCCTCCGGCCCTGCGCGTGGAGTCTCAGCCCCCCGCGCCGGCCCCGGACTACGTCTGGGCCCCGGGCTACTGGTACTGGGGCGCCAACGGCTACGAGTGGGTGTCCGGCACCTGGATGGAGCCGCCGCGCCCGGGCCTGGTGTTCGTGTCGCCGCACTGGGTGCGCCGCGGTCCGTCCTGGGTGTTCGTGGGCGGCGGCTGGGGGTGGAACGGCTCGGTGCGCGTCATCGTCCCGGTCTACCGCCACGCGCACATCGCGCTGTCCTTCGGCCGCCCGAACCTGTTCCTGCGCTCGTGGTACCGCTACCCGGGCGTGTCGTGGCGCTACTACGGCTACGGCTACCACCGCTACCGCCCGGGCTACTACTCCTCGTACTCGCGGCCGGGGCCGTACCGGTACGGCCCGCGCGTGCATGACGCGTCGCCCGGCCGCTACAACGGCCCGTCCTACGGTGGCCGCGGCTACAGCCATCCGGGGCCCTACCGCTCGCAGGGCGGCGGGGTCCACTCGTACAACAATGGCGGCGGCAACAGCGGCGGCTGGGGCGGCACGCGCAGCCCGCCTCCGGGTGGGCGCGGGACGAGCGGCGGCGTGCACCAGGCCGGCGGCTGGGGTGGCGGTTCAGGCGGACCGCGTCCGGCGTCGAGCGGCGGTTGGGGCGGCGGGTCCTCCTCGGGCGTCCACCAGAGCAGCGGCGGCCACGGCGGTGGCGGTGGGCGCTGGGGGGGCGGCTCCGGCGGTGGCAACTCCTCGCACGGCTCCTCCAGCCACGGCGGTGGGAGCGGCGGCTGGGGTGGCGGTCATGGCGGTGGCCATCGCTGA
- a CDS encoding HAMP domain-containing sensor histidine kinase, protein MLRRLLPTLIALGCGLLALGWGLVSLQRIFTQEREDARAQVRSRRVALEQLAAESLRTALAQLMKTRLPALNAAVGDPLLPAEGYYLLFRGHQFLPRVDWPREGTDVPAQANYTMLAHALQDGQAPAPYQERLGRLRAAQAALLSGNEARADAAVESLLRYHAAHPLPPDQELPFTLLAVEYLQRGEDTPPLIRALVREGLPEELGGMARDAGLQRNVLRSRSQLTQPDFNFLQARIVAVSQTLKEPSDAFVARVQEAGAGALVLPEPLDGPTLLAEQWYVEPAAEQVHGLAVDMSALLADLTQELRGRNLIPRDGQVRLGPGGVARPLKHPGLEVATPGWAAAEADIEARYGLKTLLVAACGALASAIAALAVVAQQRKYRFVELKSDFVSTVSHELRTPLASIRLLGETLERRLGKSPEAGDYPTRIVRAAEGLHFLVENILSFNRIDKGRWALRPARVRLEEAVGNLREDLMDAVTVPVELRSEVEDVELDADASLVRMLFANLGRNACLYNLRSPVVLTVRAYPQPGYGATVLFSDNGVGIPPEEWERVFQDFYRLTTPGPEVHGSGLGLALCRRIMGLHQGSIQVASSGPEGTTFALTFPETRR, encoded by the coding sequence ATGCTGCGCCGACTCCTCCCCACATTGATTGCGCTGGGTTGTGGGCTGCTCGCCCTCGGCTGGGGGCTGGTGAGCCTCCAGCGCATCTTCACCCAGGAGCGCGAGGACGCCCGCGCCCAGGTGCGCTCGCGCCGGGTGGCCCTGGAGCAGCTGGCGGCGGAGTCCCTGCGCACGGCGCTCGCGCAGCTGATGAAGACCCGCCTGCCGGCGCTCAACGCGGCCGTGGGCGACCCGCTGCTGCCGGCGGAGGGCTACTACCTGCTCTTCCGCGGCCACCAGTTCCTGCCGCGCGTGGACTGGCCCCGGGAGGGCACGGATGTCCCCGCCCAGGCCAACTACACGATGCTGGCGCACGCGCTGCAGGACGGACAGGCCCCCGCGCCCTACCAGGAGCGCCTCGGCCGGCTTCGCGCGGCGCAGGCCGCCCTGCTCTCCGGGAACGAGGCGCGCGCGGACGCCGCGGTGGAGTCGCTGTTGCGCTACCACGCGGCGCACCCGCTGCCGCCCGACCAGGAGCTGCCCTTCACCCTGCTCGCGGTGGAGTACCTCCAGCGCGGCGAGGACACGCCGCCGCTCATCCGGGCCCTGGTGCGCGAGGGCCTTCCGGAGGAACTGGGCGGCATGGCGCGCGACGCCGGCCTGCAGCGCAACGTGCTGCGCTCGCGGTCCCAGCTCACGCAGCCGGACTTCAACTTCCTCCAGGCGCGCATCGTGGCGGTGAGCCAGACGCTCAAGGAGCCCTCGGACGCCTTCGTGGCGCGCGTGCAGGAGGCCGGCGCGGGCGCGCTGGTGCTGCCTGAGCCGCTGGACGGCCCCACGCTGCTCGCCGAGCAGTGGTACGTGGAGCCCGCGGCCGAGCAGGTGCACGGCCTGGCCGTGGACATGTCCGCGCTGCTCGCGGACCTCACGCAGGAGCTGCGCGGGCGGAACCTCATCCCCCGGGACGGCCAGGTGCGCCTGGGCCCCGGCGGCGTGGCGCGCCCCCTGAAGCACCCGGGGCTGGAGGTGGCCACGCCCGGCTGGGCCGCGGCGGAGGCGGACATCGAGGCGCGGTATGGCCTGAAGACGCTGCTCGTCGCGGCGTGCGGCGCGCTCGCGTCGGCCATCGCGGCGCTGGCGGTGGTGGCGCAGCAGCGCAAGTACCGCTTCGTGGAGCTCAAGAGCGACTTCGTCTCCACCGTGTCGCATGAGCTGCGCACGCCGCTCGCGTCCATCCGCCTGCTGGGGGAGACGCTGGAGCGGCGGTTGGGCAAGAGCCCGGAGGCCGGGGACTACCCCACGCGGATCGTGCGCGCGGCGGAGGGGCTGCACTTCCTGGTGGAGAACATCCTGTCCTTCAACCGCATCGACAAGGGGCGCTGGGCGCTGCGGCCCGCGCGGGTGCGGCTGGAGGAGGCGGTGGGCAACCTGCGCGAGGACCTGATGGACGCGGTGACCGTGCCGGTGGAGCTGCGCTCGGAGGTGGAGGACGTGGAGCTGGACGCGGACGCGTCGCTCGTCCGGATGCTCTTCGCCAACCTGGGCCGCAACGCCTGCCTCTACAACCTGCGCAGCCCGGTGGTCCTCACCGTGCGCGCCTATCCGCAGCCGGGCTACGGGGCCACGGTGCTCTTCAGCGACAACGGGGTGGGCATCCCCCCGGAGGAATGGGAGCGCGTGTTCCAGGACTTCTACCGACTGACAACGCCCGGGCCGGAGGTGCATGGAAGTGGCCTGGGGCTGGCGCTGTGCCGCAGAATCATGGGCCTGCACCAGGGCAGCATCCAGGTGGCCTCCTCCGGCCCTGAAGGCACGACCTTCGCCCTGACCTTTCCCGAGACGCGCCGATGA
- a CDS encoding response regulator transcription factor, which yields MTTQTQPPSSTRPSILIVEDDANLRLGLRDNLRDEGYDVTDAPSAKDAAPHLQSRVFDLLILDVMLPGEDGYSFCRRLRAEGVKSMVLMLTARSLEDDLVRGFEAGAQDYLTKPYRLRELLARVQALVRRAGTAPPQVMTFGTFTLDLGRRAVLRADGSEVDLTRTEFDLLAFLLRHRDRALPRGEILDAVWGRDVVVDPRTVDNFVSNLKKKLAWTSTSGFTIHTLRGVGYRMEVPGGGPS from the coding sequence ATGACGACGCAGACGCAGCCCCCCTCCTCCACCCGCCCATCCATCCTCATCGTCGAGGACGACGCCAACCTGCGCCTGGGCCTGCGCGACAACCTGCGCGACGAGGGCTACGACGTGACGGACGCCCCTTCCGCGAAGGACGCGGCGCCGCACCTGCAGTCGCGCGTGTTCGACCTGCTCATCCTGGACGTGATGCTGCCGGGCGAGGACGGCTACAGCTTCTGCCGCCGCCTGCGCGCCGAAGGCGTGAAGAGCATGGTGCTGATGCTCACCGCGCGCTCGCTGGAGGACGACCTGGTGCGCGGCTTCGAGGCCGGCGCACAGGACTACCTCACCAAGCCCTACCGGCTGCGGGAGCTGCTCGCGCGCGTGCAGGCGCTGGTGCGCCGGGCAGGCACGGCGCCGCCGCAGGTGATGACCTTTGGCACCTTCACGTTGGACCTGGGCCGCCGCGCGGTGCTGCGGGCGGACGGCAGCGAGGTGGACCTGACGCGCACGGAGTTCGACCTGCTGGCGTTCCTCCTGCGCCACCGCGACCGCGCCCTGCCCCGGGGGGAAATCCTGGACGCGGTGTGGGGCCGCGACGTCGTGGTGGATCCGCGCACGGTGGACAACTTCGTGTCGAACCTGAAGAAGAAGCTCGCCTGGACGAGCACGTCCGGCTTCACCATCCACACGCTGCGCGGCGTGGGCTACCGCATGGAAGTGCCAGGCGGCGGCCCGTCATGA
- a CDS encoding energy transducer TonB, whose translation MFESVIERRGLRSGRFGTGAWVSIGVHAGLLGLVVFISGRPPETVEQPDPVIVFHPPAIRQGVKQTAQPTPATNAPAPKPKPRTDRVPRNVKPLPADPPEAKPDPTPTTIADAAATTDATGTGETGPVGDPNGDPNSTSAIGLVGVPVIPTDPTGTEVLPFQGGMTPPKMLSGAQLSYTDEARRAGVEGTMIAKCVITSEGRVRDCRILKGLPFMDDAVLESLASRTYQPLTFQGRPVNVSYTFNIRLKMP comes from the coding sequence ATGTTTGAGTCGGTCATCGAACGGCGGGGATTGCGCTCGGGTCGGTTCGGCACGGGCGCGTGGGTGTCCATCGGCGTGCACGCGGGGCTCCTGGGCCTGGTGGTCTTCATCTCCGGCCGCCCGCCCGAGACCGTCGAGCAGCCCGATCCGGTCATCGTCTTCCATCCGCCGGCCATCCGGCAGGGAGTGAAGCAGACCGCGCAGCCGACACCGGCCACGAACGCACCGGCGCCGAAGCCCAAGCCGCGCACGGACCGCGTCCCTCGGAACGTCAAGCCGCTGCCCGCGGATCCGCCGGAGGCGAAGCCGGATCCGACGCCCACGACGATCGCGGACGCGGCGGCCACCACGGACGCGACGGGCACGGGAGAGACCGGGCCGGTGGGAGACCCGAATGGGGATCCGAACAGCACCAGCGCCATCGGGCTCGTGGGCGTGCCGGTGATCCCGACCGATCCCACCGGAACGGAGGTCCTCCCCTTCCAGGGCGGGATGACGCCGCCGAAGATGCTCAGCGGTGCGCAGCTCAGCTACACGGACGAGGCGCGGCGCGCGGGTGTGGAGGGCACGATGATCGCGAAGTGCGTCATCACCTCGGAGGGCCGGGTGCGCGACTGCCGCATCCTCAAGGGCCTGCCGTTCATGGATGACGCGGTGCTGGAGTCCCTCGCCTCGCGCACGTATCAGCCGCTGACCTTCCAGGGCCGTCCGGTGAACGTCTCGTACACGTTCAACATCCGGCTGAAGATGCCGTAA
- a CDS encoding NAD(P)/FAD-dependent oxidoreductase, giving the protein MADTWYDAVVVGAGFGGLGTALELCRRGARVVLCEGLNYPGGCASTFRRGGYGFESGATLFSGFSEHQLFGRWIREHALDVTVDWLDPLVELRAPGMRLPVHRDRGRLIAELCALPGAPVQGVRRFFESQTQVASALWPLFDDPDLLPPLSLKTLLRHAGRAWSYAPLTRWLGRPLGAALAHHGLEHFTPLRTYLDALCQITVQCPAAEAEAPFAFAAMDYYWRGTGHVRGGIGQLATALTKAITARGGDVLLANRVRAVTPVDGGWRVTARRGELLARHVVANVLPHGLRTLLDVPVGRLPRVDALAERVDEGWGAAMLYLVVRPPEGDSGSAHHFELVRDEQSPFIEGNHLFASISGASDEGRARPGQRTVTVSTHVPLQKLARMTPEEQAPYFAGLHARMRENLDALLPEWMANVVHVMTASPRTFQRFTLREAGAVGGVPRRAGLDNYRILGPFQVRRGLWVVGDSVFPGQSTLATAVGGVRTAASIAATR; this is encoded by the coding sequence ATGGCGGACACCTGGTACGACGCAGTGGTGGTGGGTGCGGGCTTTGGTGGCCTGGGCACGGCGCTGGAGTTGTGTCGCCGGGGCGCCCGGGTCGTGCTGTGCGAAGGGCTCAACTACCCGGGCGGATGTGCGAGCACCTTCCGACGCGGCGGCTACGGCTTCGAGTCCGGCGCCACGCTCTTCTCCGGCTTCAGTGAGCATCAGCTCTTCGGCCGGTGGATCCGCGAGCACGCGCTGGACGTGACGGTGGACTGGCTGGACCCGCTGGTGGAGCTGCGGGCCCCGGGGATGCGGCTGCCGGTGCATCGCGACCGGGGCCGGCTCATCGCGGAGCTGTGCGCGCTGCCCGGAGCACCCGTGCAGGGCGTGCGGCGGTTCTTCGAGTCACAGACCCAGGTGGCCAGCGCGCTGTGGCCGCTGTTCGATGACCCGGACTTGTTGCCGCCGTTGAGCCTGAAGACGTTGCTGCGCCACGCGGGGCGTGCGTGGTCCTACGCACCGCTGACGCGGTGGTTGGGACGCCCCCTGGGCGCGGCGCTCGCGCATCACGGGCTGGAGCACTTCACGCCCCTGCGCACGTACCTGGATGCGCTCTGTCAGATCACCGTGCAGTGCCCCGCGGCGGAAGCCGAGGCCCCGTTCGCCTTCGCGGCGATGGACTACTACTGGCGCGGCACGGGACACGTGCGGGGCGGCATCGGCCAGCTGGCGACGGCGCTGACGAAGGCCATCACCGCGCGGGGCGGCGACGTGCTCCTGGCGAACCGCGTGCGCGCGGTGACGCCGGTGGACGGAGGCTGGCGGGTGACGGCGCGCAGGGGTGAGCTGCTCGCCCGGCACGTGGTGGCCAACGTGTTGCCCCACGGACTGCGCACGCTGCTCGATGTCCCGGTGGGACGGCTTCCCCGGGTGGATGCGCTCGCGGAGCGGGTGGATGAGGGTTGGGGCGCGGCGATGCTGTACCTCGTGGTGCGGCCTCCCGAGGGTGACTCCGGAAGCGCGCATCACTTCGAGCTGGTGCGTGACGAGCAGTCGCCGTTCATCGAAGGCAACCACCTCTTCGCGTCCATCAGCGGGGCCTCGGACGAAGGGCGCGCGAGGCCAGGCCAGCGCACGGTGACGGTGTCCACGCACGTGCCCCTCCAGAAGCTCGCGCGCATGACGCCGGAGGAACAGGCGCCCTACTTCGCCGGGCTCCATGCACGGATGCGGGAGAACCTGGACGCGCTGCTCCCGGAGTGGATGGCCAATGTCGTCCACGTCATGACGGCGTCGCCGCGCACGTTCCAGCGCTTCACGCTGCGGGAGGCCGGCGCGGTGGGCGGCGTGCCCCGGCGCGCGGGGTTGGACAACTACCGCATCCTGGGACCGTTCCAGGTCCGGCGCGGTTTGTGGGTCGTGGGGGACTCCGTGTTCCCGGGCCAGAGCACCCTGGCCACCGCCGTGGGGGGTGTGCGCACCGCCGCGAGCATCGCCGCGACGCGCTGA